Within the Eleginops maclovinus isolate JMC-PN-2008 ecotype Puerto Natales chromosome 5, JC_Emac_rtc_rv5, whole genome shotgun sequence genome, the region tagtatgcaagtccacgcgtccttctccctctactcatatatacaatacaatattagctatatgctaactgaagctaaaaacaacatccggaattggacaaatatgatccgtacagaaacagtgaattattttttaatgttccgtttcaatatattgattatttctaacagtagCCAACCTTAGTTCTTCCGTGCTGGTCCAGCTAGCCTGCTGCGGGTCAACCGTGCATCGCTCAGGGGTCTCAACGCAGTGGTCTCCAGGGCTAAATGCAGACAGTTTAGCTCAGCTAGCATTTACAAGACGAGCCACTGCATACTCGTCTCCTACGACACACGTCTCTCTCGCGTGTCTGGACAGTTTAAGAAGTCGtgacgtaaaaaaaaaaaaaccgcgCGGAACGTAATCATCGCGCTGGGTAGTTCAGGGAAGCTTGGAAATTGCAGCTTcgcaacaaaaacatacacatttctACACATTTGTTTCTACTTTTTATATATGTGGTATTTaattatgttatgtttaatattgtgttatttttacatttcgTTTAGCAATATGCAGAAGTGGAAAAAGTACAAAGATctgttacttgagtaaaagtaaaagcaccagagggtaaaagtcctgcattctaagTGTTACTCAAGTAACAAGTAGAAAaatatcagcatcaaaatatacttaaagtagtcattctgcagattggtccatttcagaataatacatatgatatgttttataattattgatgcagtAAAGTACTATCAAAGCTGGTAcaggtgcagctagtttgaatgaccTTGTGAATGTTACTAAAGTCTTGTTTAATTGAAGTGTATGCTGCACATCATTCacccaaatctgtaaagtatctagatattaaataaatgtaataaaagtgtaatatttacctctgaattatagtggggtagaagtactgCAAAAGGTAGCAAAAAACTGCTGCACTCTAATTGTTGTGCTAAATGATACAAATTGGAATACAGTCAAATAAACCAACttctgagaaataaaacacacatttttgattgtatttgtattttatttactcaaTGTTTGCATTGTACTATGCTGATATAGTATTTAGGGAATGGCTTTGTTTACCCAAATTACACATACGGAGGAAAACCCTGCTAAGTATGCaggtggaaaaataaaatatactctGGTGCTGGtgaccttttatttttctgtaatttgGTTCAAGAAATCCTTGCAGAAACAATAACCAAGCAAACAGATGTTTACAAATcccacatttatatttttgtatgcTTGCATTAATGCTATGCTTAGACATATTTCCTGAAAAAAGGCAGAGATGTTTAACTCAGTACAATAAATAACCGGTAACAGATCCATGTTCATTTATTGACAGTGCTGTACAGTGCAAATAAACCCTCTCCATATTCCTGACGTGTTGGGCTGTGAAGAGAAGAATAAAACACTCATTTATAACCCAATGTGTATGTTTTCAATCATGGGGAGATTTAATTTAGCTTCTCACCCTGGAGTTTTGACAACAGTGTAATCAGTACTATCCTCGTCttcctctgtttgtctctggGGCTGCACTCTCCCGATGTTAGAGTACAGAGCATCTTCCTGGTTATGGTGGAAGCGGATGCTGGAGTAGTTTAGGTCATGCTCTTCTGCTGGTTTGGAATTATCTGAAGGGAGGTCATGCACCGGGCCCATGTTTAGCTGACGGGAAGAAACAGAAAGCAGGCTAAATGCAAGTTATGATGTTGCTCAGAATAACCTTAGCATTGTAGGAGCCATTAATCATGCCTATATGTCATGTCATCTAATGCATGTTGATATCTGCTTTTCTTTATGGTATGTCACCACAAGAGGGCAGTATTTACCAGCCTATCTGTTCAGGGGTTTCAAGACCACAGGCGATGATGATTGGTCAACATTTCTGTCTGTAAGATCCTCATTTGGCATCAATGAATAAGGTAATATTACCATAGTAGTCTTATAGTTTGGCCACTTGGCACACACAAAGAACAGTCTTTTtgacctgtgcaaatcatgcAAAGGTGCAACATATAACCATAGAGGCTATTTTTCAACCGCAGTCCCTGATTTATTTGGCAGGGTACGCTAAAAGTGGGGGCTTTGTATTAACCCTACTACTGTATTCAGTACATGCAGAAAGAACCATTCAGATCAATTCATCCAATAAGGTGTTGGACATTTTAAAGCCAATTCTTGTATCGCCTTGAAGGTCTGCACTTCCATAAGTCTATATCTATAATTTAAAGGAGTTGACTGTTGTTATAATTGTGATGCTGAAATGATTAATAAGCTCTCTCCAGAAACCAGATTATAATCCACAGAACACAGTTTTAATCtactaaaagaaaaatgtgcataACAACCAGCATGCTTTCAGTGCTTCATAAGTTTTGGGGtaatatattcttttatttatcctGTTTTAATCCTTATGACCACACAGCTCCTTTGTGCAAATTGAACATTAGACTTTTCTTTAGAAGCCCCTTAAATATTGCAGTGTTTGTAAGAACTGTTATATAAATCATATTCATTATTGCATTTGTTTGATAAGTACTAGTATAAGTATTCATTTAAGTATTATTACTACATGAAGTTCAATATACCACAATATTATTTGGGTCACCAAAGCTCAAAATCTCGACCTGAGAATATTCAAAGAGTGAGGGGGTAAGTGGGTAACATCATTTTACTGAAATGACTTTGAACTACTAACCATATTTTATGAAATGagtaaataaagcacatttaagtgtttttctGAGGGTGTTTCCTCACCTGTGCATTGCTGTTGGGCTTCTCTCCACCATTAGACGTATTCCTCCTGGATAATAGGACGAGTAATTGAATGAATTAACGACCACCGATGACAACATGTAAATGCTTTGGTGACCACAACCACAGTGAGAGAACATTGCTTACTTAAACCATAGGAAGCCAGCGATGAGGATGATAGCCAGGAGGAAAGCAGTGATAGTTCCTGTAGCGGCTGAATTCCATGCACCTGAATATTCAAATACTGACGTTACCAAAGGATATACAAGACGTTTGAGTATTTGCAAGTCATTCCTTTGCACCAAAATCATCTAAAAGTGTTGCAAACAAttcatttacattgtttttacacaggacattgttttactttgattAAAGAGAGAGTCTTTTAGGTGCCCTTTGCGCAGTGTTGGGGAAATAGGGATGTTGGCTTTCCCTAAATTAAAAAGAGTGGAACGAAATGGCACTTTGTTGTGTTGTTcaaagcagcaaaacaaacatgtaaaactcAAGAGCCCAGTCTCTCCACAGAAGAAGAACTTTGGTAGACCTCCAGGAGTTTCAAGCAGGAATTATTTTCTGTCTACATCAGCCAAACGAATCACTGCGGAAAAAGAAGCGGGCATCAACTCATGGATGAGGCTCGCGCTGCTGGTGGCATGCAAGAGAAGTCAAAATGAGTTGCTTCCTCCTCCGACTGAGCTGTCATTTTATCTAGGTTTGTGGATGTACCCTTCCCTCTACGCAGTGATACGGTTACAGGACAGTAGTTCCTAAACGACCGTGCTCACAACAAGGTGTGTGAATTATCTTGAGTAGACGGGTCAAGATTCTATTTTTTCACCTTTCTCCATCTAGTTGCATTTAAATGGAGCGTGGgcagaaacatttatttggatGATAGCTTCAACATTCAACGACTCACATAAAAACTATCCAGGTTCATCAACAGCATTGCAGGTAAGAGGAAATATGTGTCATTTGGATTCagggtgaactgtccctttaagggGAAGGATGTGAGAGGGGTCCAAGTAAATCTGAAAGATCATAAAGAAAGATACATATAAAGAACTTACCTGCAACAACAAGCAGATATAAAGTGGAGTTACGTCCTAACTTGTTCTGGGCTTCACAGGAATAACTCCCACTGTGTTCAGCTCTGAAGTCAGTGATGTTGAAGATCTGTCCTGAAGCTTTTGGAGAGTCTTCATCCTCCTTGTACCAGATGTAGTTAGCTGCTGGGttagcatcactgctacaggtcagagtcactgaactgccctcctctatctcagcagagggactcactgacacagaggggagcttTGGAGCATCTGGAGATTCAGAGAGATCCAGAtgatgtatgttttaaatgtcaacgttgctttgtcaaacaacactCATTTTGGACCGAGGTGATATATGTTTTGGTTGCTCTTTTAAGAGCTATGATCTTTCAGTCAACAAATATAATTTACTatgatgtatgtatgtatacttTCCACAAATTCTTTAACGTTTTTTCATGCATGAACACATttaggatgaataaagtatctatctatctatctatctgtctgtctgtctgtctgtctgtctgtctgtctgtctgtctgtctgtctgtctgtctgtctgtctgtctgtctgtctgtctgtctgtctgtctgtctctccatccatccatccatccatccatccatccatccatccatccatccatccagacACTAAATTAACAATTTCATTTCGCTCATGGCCCATGGGTCACAAGACTGTCCGCTTTGCTTCTGTTTTGTACTCACACTGGACATCTACTGATAGAGAATCTGACATGATCTCTCCATATTGATTCTCAGACTTGCAGTAGTAGTTCCCTCTGTCCTCAGAGCTGATGGAGGGGAAATGATAACTTCCTTCTGCTCCCAGAGGCAGTGTTTGGTTCTCCTTGTACCAGGTGTAGTTAGCTGCTGGGttagcatcactgctacagGTCAGAGTCACTGAACTGCCCTCCTCTATCTCAGCAGAGGGACTCACCGACACAGAGAGAGTCTTTGGAGCATCTGGAGGAGAAGTGTTACGTTTGTAGGAATTCATATGGCAGTATTTTAAACTTTGAACAAGGGCTTGTGAGGAATAAGACAGTTTATTCCCTGAACAGTGCAGAATTTCTCAATGAACTACAGCGACTAAAGCAGCCATAACCTGCTAAACCTGTCGTTTGAACTAgatgcaacacattttacagagtAAAGCCTTTTAAAATAAGCAGTTTTTTAACTCACATTTCACATCAATACAGATGCTTTCAGATGTCCCCCTCCCCAGCTTGTTCTCAGTTGTACAGTAATACTGTCCAGAGTCAGAGGAGTAGATGGAGCTGAAGACAAGCTGTGGTTTCTCAATGAGCAGTTTTTGGTTCCCTTTGTACCAGGTGTATTTAGCAGCTGGGttagcatcactgctacagGTCAGAGTCACTGAACTGCCCTCCATAATGTCACCAGAGggactcactgacacagagggaGGCTTTGGACCGTCTGGAGGAGATCAAATGGACAATAATGAGTGACACCTTCATACACCAATAGTTCAAACCACGTGTtattatttaacaatatttcagtttaacTCTTCAGTCTCTTTGCTGTCAAATATTTAAGCTTCTTTGAACATTACCACAGCAAAGTGTTGATCAGTGGAAACAGCATGAAAGCAACAGCAGGGTTATTAGAGAGAAGCCTGCATGCATGTTTACAAGATCACTCCTAAAAAAATACTGCTCTGTTACGCTAATAGTGGTCACAATCTCAACAAGGTGCCtgtcattttgcttttagtttccTGTGCTGTGCTTTTATACCTGTGGAAAGACAATAAGGACACTATCCCTAAATATTGAACAGATTTTAGGGTATTTGTACTTCACCAGATGGCTTTTGGTTTGAGGAGTAAAACTCACACACTGGGGGAGAGCGGTGACCGTCATAGACACAGGAATAACTGTTTGCAGGATCAACGTATTCTCCGAGAGAAGCAGATGTTTCCCCCTGAATCACCGTTTCATTCTTGTACCAAATGAATGTAGAGCGACCTGTGAGCAGACAGCTGCTGAGACAAACCAGTGTTGGACCAGAGGACGACTCGATCACCTGCACCTCTAAATCTCGATCTGTGAACAAGAGTGAATATTAACACTTTCCTAAAGACACTGTCTGATCTCAACATGGTCTTTGTGTTTAAAACATACACAAAGCACTCTTAAGAATATCTTTCCCtgacaaatacatatatttcaataacacatttaattatgcTGCATTAACATCATTATCAGTGTGTTGATCAGTACCTGTGACAGTCAGAGTGGTTCCAGGTAAATCCCTCCTCCATTCAAAGCTTGATGTTCTGAATGTGAAGAGATACTGAGCTGAATCTGAGTCTCTCAGGTCAGAGATCCTCAGAGTGGATTCTCTCCATGATGAAAGAACCTGAACACGACCTCTATACTGGGAGTCTCTACTAAGGTCCTGATGACTACGCTCAGGTCTGAACCAGAATTTAGATTTAACATGGTCTTCATTACTGCTGTACGTGCAGGAAATGTCCACTGATGATCCTTTGAAGGCACAGATGCTTCTCTCACTGTAAGTCACAGTATTGCAGTCTCCACCATTAACACCTGAACATAAATATCTTTGGTTAAATTATTATGGGAATGTAATTGCCATCACTCAAGGCTGGTTGTATTGCTGTGGGCGGGGTCTCCCTGTTATGTAGTAAGGTTCAGCATCATGTTTGTGGAAGACTGTAAGTGAactcacacactgaaggagaggGGACATTCTCATATCCTTTAACAGCACAGGCATAGCTTTCTTTAGGATAGAAATAGCCATTCAAAGATTTTGCATCATTTGCTATTTTCTGTCCATCCTTGTACCAGATGTAGGAACGAGGAGAAGTTGGAAGACACCCGCTGACACACTCCAGGTATGCCTGTATACAGTCTCTATAGCAGGAACTTGTTTTGCTCACCTTCACATGGATACCTGGATTTGTAAACAAACAGTTTAGACTGAACTGTCATTGTGAACTCAAGATAATAAACACACTGACCTTTACTGCACTGTTCCTACACAGTTTAGCTTTGAGTAACAAACAAAGTATTACCTGGGACAGACAGAGTGACTGGATCACCAACATAAGCGTCTTGGTTTGTTTTGAACCTGAACCTGTACTGAGCTGAGTCGCTCTCTCTCAGGTTTCTGATTCTCAGAGTGCAGATGTTGTTTCCACAGAGAGTCTCTACACGACCTGCATACTCTGAGTCTGTTCTCAGATCTACAGGTTCACCATCTTTCTGTTTAGTAAACCAGAATGTTTTCTCTACTGTGTTAACACCACCTCTCCATCTAGATGGGTATGTGTAGCTGCACTTTATCTCCACTGTTGATCCTTTCACTGCACAGATCTCAGTAGAAGAGTAAGTCACTCCCCAGACATCCTGACCCTGAAcccctgaaacacagagcacatCAGACAGAAGAATCAGACTCATAACAACATCAGAGGACTAAATTGAATATGTGCAGGTATCTTGCTCACATCAGTCACAGTTCTTTTGGTGATACACTTACTCTAAAGTTTTATGATCATTgcttcataaaacacacattttcgAAACCtcactctcttcttcctctggaCCTGTTGCACATGAGCTCAAGTGTGAATGTTTTTGCAGAAGTGGGATTAATAGTCAAGTAATGTATGCTTTGTGGTAGTAGTGCgcacacaaataaatgataagTGATATTTGATGGTCAGGGGAGTGCTGCAGCAGTCCATGACCGCGGCAGTTAAAGGCAATGTGAGTTTCCCTTCCTATTGGATAACGGAGAATTTTACACACGGAGTTAAGTATTCTCCTTACTGTCGATTGATTTTACAGTCATATCGGCAGTACTCATCAACTCAAAAACATCAGAGTATCCTTGTTAATTACACAACCTAAATTAGTTTGAGTTGTGTACaatgcttttgtgttttccctcttcGGTTCTGAGAAACAAATAGTTTTTCCTGAGTTTCGGATGGCAGAAAACACTACACTACCCACGATCCTCAGCTATCGTTGTGACGCATGCCAGTCACTTGCAGTAACAGTGAAGCAGGGTATCGTAGTGTTTCAAGGATCAGTGAAGGaacaggaaggaaagaaaaaggggaaccaaAGAGTGAATTATTAGGGAGGGTACGTCATGTGCTCGGTTTGTGGTCATGGCagtgaaagaaaagagaaatgcaaaaaacaagATGTGAAACTTTTACTGTCCGTACTTCTGGTCATATAAGGCCAGAAATGGCATACTGAGGTCATTGGTGATTAAGCCTTGTGTTTTGAGCCATCTGTCTATGAACACATGGTGATCGTCCTCCGTACAAGCGTGGCAGATCCAACTTAGATCTAAACTTAAGAAGCACTTAAATCTCTTAGACATTTGCTTTTATCCTAAcggaaatgcacattttttccAACCAACTTAGCAGGAAAGACTCTTCCATCACTTATATTCAGAAATAACAGCTTGAGAAAACCCATTAACTATtcaaatatgttcatttttcatttccaaTTTCAAGCAATTGTGTTGTGCACGATTTTAAAGGTTAATATCACATTGATGATCAAATCTATTGAGGCTCCAGTGAAGTACGGGTGTTAGCTCAACTTTCTTCCGTTTAAATCCACCATGCCTCGCTGTGCTTTAGTTACCGTAAGTGAACCACATGAAACAGGAACAGGTAGTCCTTTAGATTAgctctttaaaatataaataaatgagtacAGTACCTTGtagagagagaagaaggagaataaACCCACGCATTGCTGCTGTCAGACTCATAGCTGCTCAacttgtctctgtgtgttttgaacATGACAGAAGGTACATATTGTGCATCATCTGATATTCAAATCTGCTCTGCTAAGAACAGAGAGTGTTGCGGTCTGTTAACTGGGCCCAGCGTTGGACAGATGATAGACGTGGGCCTggcttccttcctcttttctttattaCCTTGCATGAGTTGCTGCATGTTGTGAATCCCCTGGTTGAAAATCATTTTGACAGAAGACATCCTGAAGTAACGgttgttgtcatttgacttCTATCTCATTTTTTGCTTGGCTAAAGgagaacataaataaaaattggCTCAGCTTACCCCACTTTCCCCTGATTACTttttgtggtggaaacttctgaagcaatggagacgaaactcagagagacactggagaggaGGAACTGgttggcaaaacactgttgggtttattcggagttatggccggagaattgacaagacatttactgtagacacgaaTTTTGAATTACCTATCTCGCCAAAGGGCAGTTTTACATGTTGTCTGCAGGGGACTGAACCTTTGCCTCTTTGATGTGTAGACATCCATGTACCCCCTAAGCGTTTCACCAATATAGTCATAGTGACATTAGGAGTtcataataaaacacttttgaGAAATGATCCAAACTCTACAAGGGAGCTGAGTTCAGTGTTGCTGCCCCCACTATCCGCAATGCTGCTTCCCTGGACATGTTCAAGTCATCATTAAAAACTCACCTTTCACCATGGCCTTTGACCCCTAACCCATCGCAGTCCCCCTCCTCCCACTGCtagttattacattttaactttattacTTCCCCTACCTGTTTGTTCGTTGTTTTTTGTCCTTCCTTAAACCTGTAAAGCGGCCTTGGGTCCCTCTggtttaaacattaaacaccTTTCTTAGGAATGTTGACAATCAATGACAGAAATGAATGGAATAACTTTATTTCATGATATGGTTACTGAAACAATATACATCAGAGCAACACAATCAGTTttacaaattacaaaacaatgtatttaaattatggAATAAGTACTTTAACAAAACTAACTTACGACGACAATGAACCAGAagttatatattaaaaaaaggaatgttaTCAATAAGTAAAACGATAAAAAGGTcattagaagaagaagattcaactttattgtcattgcacagagtacaagtactaggacaacgaaatgcggtctctgcatttgacccatcctagtgttaggagcagtgggctgccattatgtacggcgcccggggagcagtgtaggtaaccagtgtcttgctcagggacaccacggtggcactttCGGGatgaactggtgaccttccagttcccaggccaagcccctaaccactttgccaccgcCCCACATTAAACTGAACAGCAGAGCAGAAGAACATTGTGGTAAATACttgaaaatagaaatgtagCCTACTTTTGCAAGCACTGGCAGGGAAATACTACTTATATTATTCTGTATTGATATTTATAAAAGTTATGTTTGTACTCTTGGTTTTTTGTTTACTGTGCAGTACAATGCAGATGGATCCTCCGCAGCCTCATGATATTCTGATCTGTAGATAAAAAAAGCACATACTTAGTACATGATAAACTCACATTATTGACTAAGGATCATGTACAATGATCTTGTACTCACTCTGCAGTAGCACTGTCACTTTTAAATTTGACGGTAGAGTATTCAGCATTGTCCTCACTGTCATTCTCTTCCTTCTTGTGTCCGCGGAGATGAGCGGGCTTGACGTTGGAGTAGATAGCATCATCCTGAAGTATAATGAAGCTCACGCTGGCATAGCAAATCTCggcctcctcctctgctgatTCACTCTGTACTGCAGCTGAAGGGCTGTCATTCATGTGTAACTgaagaaagaaatcacaaagacaaatacaacttgtatttttaatgtCATGATTACAAAATATCTTCCTCCCTGTGTCATGGCTGGTCTTACTTCTggtgtttgccctcctgtgtctgattgtctccttgtgttcacctgcttgtgtttctcctcccctccctacCTGCTGCTTGCTTTGAGATGACTTCTGCTATTGTCATTGTAATTCGTAATGGTCAATAATGTTCAAGGATATCCCAGAATATATatgaaaaggaaagggaaatgtATACATCCCAAGCAACGGAGAGACCAAAGCAGCCTTACTCATAATGTTGAATACCGTATGACACGGACTGACTGAGGAAAGGCAAACCAATTGAATTCAACGGGAGGAAACAAGAACGTATGATAGGTACAAAGGAATGGTAATCGACTGCAAACTAGTAAGCATTTCAAAAAGGCCTCTCCTTCACCCATTCTCACAACTCACACACAGATGGCGGCAAAGCTTCACCGTGACAGTACTATATGGCCCATGAAGAGCATCTTGATTAAGTGTATTTTGGACTATGGACATACAGACAGGGATCAAAGCCCCACCACTGTGATTTGACTCACTCATAAATATTTAGTGTTTGAAAAGAAAGTTTCAAAAATGGGACATGATGCACAATTCAAATGAGTTTGCAGGTGAAGGTTGACCCGCAGCGATACCTGAAACCCTCTTTCTCACCTCAGCTTCATTGTCTGGTCTCTCTCTCAGCCTCCGCGGTTGGTTTCGAGGACCTCTTCCTTCTGGAAAAGAAAGCAAAGCAATGACTtgtaaaattaaacaaagagaGTGGCCTTATTGAATGTTATCAAAGTAAAACTGAACTTCTTACCTAATCACCAGAAAGGCGATGAGGATCATGATACCCACACTTACAGCAGTTACTGATCCAGCAGCTACTAACTTCATTGAACCTGGGaaacaattatttgtttgtataacAGGTACATTTGAGTTCATTAACAGGTGATAATTAGCCACTAAATCTTAAAGCTTAAGCAGTTGAAATAGTAACCCATCggaatatatttttgtgtcCCATAACTGATCATCAGCAGAACAAATATCTGTAAAAATAACAGTAAATCACATCTTGGCTCTTCAAAGAACCGTAGTGGCTCCGAGAATTTTTACATGtatgatatgaacctgaaagttgCTGTGCCTCTTGGGTAGACCTGTGGTGCTTATGACCTACCTGCCACAACAGTCAGATGGATGGAGGTGGAGTTACTACGTCCTAACTTGTTCTGGGCTTCACAGGAATAATTCCCACTGTGTTCAGCTCTGAAGTCAGTGATGGTGAAGATCTGTCCTGAAGCTTTTGGAGAGTCTTCATTCTTCTTGTACCAGGTGTATTTAGCTGCTGGGttagcatcactgctacagTTCAGAGTCACCGAACTGCCCTCCTCTATCTCAGCAGAGGGACTCATTGACACAGAGAGGAGCTTTGGAGCATCTGGAGGAGAGTGTGTAGATGTTTTATCTTTAGTAAAGTAGGCCTACTAATTCCCAACGTGATATCATTAAGGTGACCATGCGGAAGGGGCCCAACTTGGCAGTGGACACTAACATCTACGGCAAAGAAAAGCCTACATACTGCAGTACACATCCCCTCTGTTGCCTTGTTTGTGACGTAAGCACTTCACTTAAAATTGTGCTACATTTTAGGAGATTGATAGGATCGTGAGTCAATGAATCTGTTAGCAGCAAAGACTTGTTCTTGATCCCACGATAAATCCAACTGC harbors:
- the LOC134864557 gene encoding B-cell receptor CD22-like; this translates as MSLTAAMRGFILLLLSLQGVQGQDVWGVTYSSTEICAVKGSTVEIKCSYTYPSRWRGGVNTVEKTFWFTKQKDGEPVDLRTDSEYAGRVETLCGNNICTLRIRNLRESDSAQYRFRFKTNQDAYVGDPVTLSVPGIHVKVSKTSSCYRDCIQAYLECVSGCLPTSPRSYIWYKDGQKIANDAKSLNGYFYPKESYACAVKGYENVPSPSVCVNGGDCNTVTYSERSICAFKGSSVDISCTYSSNEDHVKSKFWFRPERSHQDLSRDSQYRGRVQVLSSWRESTLRISDLRDSDSAQYLFTFRTSSFEWRRDLPGTTLTVTDRDLEVQVIESSSGPTLVCLSSCLLTGRSTFIWYKNETVIQGETSASLGEYVDPANSYSCVYDGHRSPPVYGPKPPSVSVSPSGDIMEGSSVTLTCSSDANPAAKYTWYKGNQKLLIEKPQLVFSSIYSSDSGQYYCTTENKLGRGTSESICIDVKYAPKTLSVSVSPSAEIEEGSSVTLTCSSDANPAANYTWYKENQTLPLGAEGSYHFPSISSEDRGNYYCKSENQYGEIMSDSLSVDVQYAPKLPSVSVSPSAEIEEGSSVTLTCSSDANPAANYIWYKEDEDSPKASGQIFNITDFRAEHSGSYSCEAQNKLGRNSTLYLLVVAGAWNSAATGTITAFLLAIILIAGFLWFKRNTSNGGEKPNSNAQLNMGPVHDLPSDNSKPAEEHDLNYSSIRFHHNQEDALYSNIGRVQPQRQTEEDEDSTDYTVVKTPGPTRQEYGEGLFALYSTVNK
- the LOC134864584 gene encoding B-cell receptor CD22-like — its product is MGKPLQLTCNSGANPAATHTWYKDNQTLPRGSKDIYLFASITLADKGNYHCESKNKYGQINSTSVHIDVQYAPKLLSVSMSPSAEIEEGSSVTLNCSSDANPAAKYTWYKKNEDSPKASGQIFTITDFRAEHSGNYSCEAQNKLGRSNSTSIHLTVVAGSMKLVAAGSVTAVSVGIMILIAFLVIRRKRSSKPTAEAERETRQ